One Natrinema longum genomic window carries:
- a CDS encoding long-chain-fatty-acid--CoA ligase, with translation MHKPLLVPEFLDRARTHYGDEEAVVATTGERFTYDDLGERADRFAAALQERGIEKGDRVAVLDPNTHYHLEAAYGIMQLGAVHTPLNYRLTPDDFEYILSDADVDAIYADYEFADRIEAIRDEVPTETFITNDTTEVTGEWESFDTVLEDAGPDYDRPEMVEDEIITINYTSGTTGDPKGVCRTHRCETIHAYLLVGHQEITDDDVYLWTLPMFHANGWGHIFAVTGIGAKHVCTRGIDAGEIFETVRSEDVSYMCGAPTVLNMLIDHYEEHEPETTGERDVRLATAGSAPPEATIRTVEDEFGWYLKHVYGATETGPLITTSDARRHFADDSGDRFRIKKRQGLAYLGTEIRVVDEDGEDVPHDDETLGEVVVRGNQIMEKYWEKPEATEEAFTDRLEGYYHTGDLATIDENGMIAIQDRKKDIIISGGENISSIELEDTLFDHPEVSDVAVIPAPSDEWGETPKAFVVPDSDDPADPDVTERDLEAFTRENLAGYKTVHRVEFVEELPTTATGKVQKYELRQEEWEDEERMVGQG, from the coding sequence ATGCACAAACCACTGCTCGTGCCGGAGTTCCTCGACCGGGCGCGGACCCATTACGGCGACGAGGAGGCCGTCGTGGCGACGACGGGCGAACGGTTCACCTACGACGACCTCGGCGAGCGCGCCGATCGGTTCGCGGCGGCGTTGCAGGAACGGGGGATCGAGAAGGGCGACCGCGTGGCCGTCTTGGATCCGAACACCCACTACCACCTCGAGGCGGCCTACGGGATCATGCAACTCGGGGCGGTTCACACCCCGCTGAACTACCGGCTCACGCCCGACGACTTCGAGTACATCCTGTCGGACGCGGACGTCGACGCGATCTACGCCGATTACGAGTTCGCCGACAGGATCGAGGCGATCCGCGACGAGGTGCCGACGGAGACGTTCATCACGAACGACACCACCGAAGTGACGGGAGAGTGGGAGTCGTTCGACACCGTCCTCGAGGACGCCGGTCCCGACTACGACCGCCCCGAGATGGTCGAGGACGAGATCATCACGATCAACTACACCTCGGGAACGACGGGCGATCCGAAGGGAGTCTGCCGAACGCATCGCTGTGAGACGATCCACGCCTACTTGCTGGTCGGCCATCAGGAGATCACGGACGACGACGTCTACCTGTGGACGCTGCCGATGTTCCACGCGAACGGCTGGGGCCACATCTTCGCGGTAACGGGAATCGGCGCGAAACACGTCTGTACGCGCGGCATCGACGCGGGGGAAATCTTCGAGACCGTGCGATCCGAGGACGTCTCGTACATGTGCGGTGCGCCGACGGTGTTGAACATGCTGATCGACCACTACGAAGAGCACGAGCCGGAGACGACCGGCGAGCGGGACGTTCGACTCGCGACAGCGGGCAGTGCGCCGCCGGAGGCGACCATCCGGACCGTCGAGGACGAGTTCGGCTGGTATCTGAAACACGTCTACGGCGCGACCGAGACCGGGCCGCTGATCACGACCTCCGACGCGCGCCGACACTTCGCGGACGACAGCGGCGACCGATTCCGGATCAAGAAACGGCAGGGACTGGCCTATCTCGGAACCGAAATCCGCGTCGTCGACGAGGACGGGGAGGACGTTCCCCACGACGACGAAACCCTCGGCGAGGTCGTCGTCCGTGGCAACCAGATCATGGAGAAGTACTGGGAGAAACCCGAGGCGACCGAGGAAGCCTTTACCGACCGACTCGAGGGCTACTACCACACCGGCGACCTCGCGACGATCGACGAGAACGGCATGATCGCGATTCAGGATCGGAAGAAGGACATCATCATTTCGGGCGGGGAGAACATCTCGAGTATCGAACTCGAGGATACCCTGTTCGACCACCCCGAGGTATCGGACGTGGCGGTGATTCCAGCGCCCAGCGATGAGTGGGGCGAGACGCCGAAGGCGTTCGTCGTCCCGGACAGCGATGATCCGGCCGATCCGGATGTGACGGAACGCGACCTCGAGGCCTTCACGCGGGAGAACCTCGCGGGGTACAAGACCGTCCACCGGGTCGAGTTCGTCGAGGAACTGCCGACGACCGCGACGGGCAAAGTGCAGAAATACGAACTCCGTCAGGAGGAGTGGGAGGACGAAGAACGAATGGTCGGACAGGGGTGA
- a CDS encoding ABC transporter permease yields MSVRKSATASVRRVATLASTTARPTTERERERRRIAITCLPFFVLATVAGFVPLAMLARISLAEDTVWMTGWSLEAWRTLATTAEYRWVAWNTLWFVGLATLVSVALGVAVTHVLEKYDLPAERVVVAAVSFPIALPGIIVAYLIVVLLGRQGLVTNAVAVATGQSALDLASATAISGLLLGYVYSLLPRATMVLRGTYAEVNTQAEEAARALGASRWETFYHVTLPEIRPGIVAAAILTFRSGLAIFGTVLILQSHRVVTLQIHEETSVGSYHPDVAAAIGLVYVVFIVAFTFVGLRFVENDTVGI; encoded by the coding sequence ATGTCGGTCCGGAAATCGGCGACGGCGTCGGTTCGTCGAGTCGCGACGCTCGCGTCGACGACCGCCCGTCCGACGACCGAACGCGAGCGGGAACGCCGGCGGATCGCGATCACGTGTCTGCCCTTCTTCGTCCTCGCGACGGTCGCAGGATTCGTCCCGCTCGCGATGCTGGCACGGATCAGCCTCGCCGAGGACACGGTCTGGATGACGGGCTGGTCGCTCGAGGCCTGGCGGACCCTCGCGACGACCGCCGAGTACCGGTGGGTCGCCTGGAACACGCTGTGGTTCGTCGGGCTGGCGACGCTGGTCAGCGTCGCGCTCGGCGTGGCCGTCACTCACGTCCTCGAGAAGTACGACCTCCCCGCCGAGCGGGTCGTCGTCGCGGCGGTCTCGTTCCCCATCGCGCTGCCGGGGATCATCGTCGCGTATCTGATCGTCGTCCTCCTGGGTCGACAGGGGCTGGTGACGAACGCGGTGGCGGTCGCGACGGGGCAGAGCGCGCTCGATCTGGCGAGTGCGACCGCGATCAGCGGCCTGCTCCTCGGCTACGTCTACTCGCTGCTGCCGCGAGCGACGATGGTGCTTCGTGGGACCTACGCCGAGGTCAACACGCAGGCCGAGGAAGCGGCCCGCGCACTCGGTGCGAGCCGCTGGGAGACGTTCTATCACGTGACGCTCCCCGAAATTCGACCGGGCATCGTCGCGGCGGCGATCCTCACGTTCCGTTCCGGACTCGCGATATTCGGGACCGTCCTGATCCTGCAGAGTCACCGCGTGGTCACGCTCCAGATACACGAGGAGACGAGCGTCGGCTCGTACCACCCCGACGTCGCGGCCGCGATCGGACTCGTCTACGTCGTCTTCATCGTCGCGTTCACGTTCGTCGGACTGCGGTTCGTCGAGAACGATACGGTGGGGATCTGA
- a CDS encoding extracellular solute-binding protein, whose protein sequence is MSESTGTTRRSVLASGVTASTLSVAGCLGDFVGGGGGQTYTVGHGEYETDVDSAAFPEELQIYCVQTGWSNWGAVMEAFEEEYGIPLYDAQGSSGEALEDMRANAQNPTHSAYNGGYSFGLEAMNDELTTEYKPANWDVVPDDLKTDNGHVTATRQMTTAVTYRADVYEERGLDAPETWEDLKHPDIAKDLAFTPPHTANGQASALSVNRAYGGDLDNLDPVIEYHETIAEHGADFRRNVEGPMTAGEISTVVEYDYTGLNLKYNNEEFDEGQIEVAILEGPEGEPGAMNVPYGYALLRNAPNPEAAKLFMDYVLTEDCQKLFFDAYVRPIRANEVDQPDEFPEQSSYEAAGFTVDQQTLVEKQADIQEELVDRTPLQGAQ, encoded by the coding sequence ATGTCCGAGTCGACAGGGACGACACGGCGATCGGTGCTTGCGAGTGGCGTGACTGCGAGTACGCTCTCGGTTGCGGGATGTCTGGGCGATTTCGTCGGTGGGGGCGGCGGCCAGACCTACACGGTCGGCCACGGCGAGTACGAAACCGACGTCGACTCCGCGGCGTTTCCCGAGGAGCTACAGATCTACTGCGTCCAGACCGGGTGGTCGAACTGGGGGGCCGTCATGGAAGCCTTCGAAGAGGAGTATGGCATCCCACTCTACGACGCGCAGGGATCGTCGGGTGAGGCCCTCGAGGACATGCGGGCCAACGCGCAGAACCCGACCCACTCGGCGTACAACGGCGGCTACTCCTTTGGCCTCGAGGCGATGAACGACGAGTTGACGACCGAGTACAAGCCGGCGAACTGGGACGTGGTCCCCGACGATCTGAAGACCGACAACGGCCACGTGACCGCGACGCGGCAGATGACGACCGCGGTGACCTACCGGGCCGACGTCTACGAGGAGCGGGGGCTGGACGCCCCCGAAACGTGGGAGGACCTGAAACATCCCGACATCGCGAAGGACCTGGCCTTTACGCCGCCACACACCGCCAACGGGCAGGCCTCCGCACTGTCGGTCAACCGGGCCTACGGCGGCGATCTGGATAACCTCGATCCGGTCATCGAATACCACGAGACGATCGCCGAGCACGGCGCGGACTTCCGCCGCAACGTCGAGGGACCGATGACCGCCGGCGAGATCTCGACGGTCGTCGAGTACGACTACACCGGGCTGAACCTCAAGTACAACAACGAGGAGTTCGACGAGGGCCAGATCGAGGTCGCGATCCTCGAGGGGCCCGAGGGCGAACCGGGCGCGATGAACGTCCCCTACGGCTACGCCCTGTTGCGAAACGCGCCAAATCCCGAGGCGGCGAAGCTGTTCATGGACTACGTCCTGACCGAGGACTGCCAGAAGCTGTTCTTCGACGCCTACGTCCGTCCGATCCGGGCGAACGAGGTCGACCAGCCCGACGAGTTCCCCGAGCAGTCGTCCTACGAGGCGGCCGGGTTCACCGTCGACCAGCAGACCCTCGTCGAGAAGCAAGCCGACATTCAGGAGGAACTCGTCGACCGAACCCCGCTGCAGGGAGCCCAGTGA
- a CDS encoding ATP synthase subunit B, with amino-acid sequence MKEYQTITEISGPLVFAEVDEPVGYDEIVEIETEDGRTLRGQVLESSEGIVSIQVFEGTGGIDRNASVRFLGETMKMPVTEDLLGRVLDGSGNPIDGGPEIVPDKRQDIVGKAINPYSREYPEEFIQTGVSAIDGMNTLVRGQKLPIFSGSGLPHNELALQIARQATVPEEDESGEGSEFAVIFGAMGITAEEANEFMDDFERTGALERSVVFMNLADDPAVERQVTPRLALTTAEYLAFEKDYHVLVILTDMTNYCEALREIGAAREEVPGRRGYPGYMYTDLAQLYERAGRIEGKEGSVTQIPILTMPGDDDTHPIPDLTGYITEGQIMMDRDLNSQGIEPPVNVLPSLSRLMDDGIGEGLTREDHGDVSDQMYAAYAEGEDLRDLVNIVGREALSERDNKFLDFADRFEAEFVQQGYDTNRSIDDTLEVGWDLLSDLPKEALNRIDEDLIAEHYREDESAEAVQAD; translated from the coding sequence ATGAAAGAGTACCAGACTATCACGGAAATCAGCGGTCCGCTGGTGTTCGCCGAGGTCGACGAGCCGGTCGGTTACGACGAAATCGTCGAGATCGAGACCGAGGACGGGCGAACGCTGCGCGGCCAGGTGCTGGAATCGAGCGAAGGAATCGTCTCGATCCAGGTGTTCGAAGGCACGGGCGGGATCGACCGCAACGCCTCCGTTCGCTTCCTGGGCGAGACGATGAAGATGCCCGTCACCGAGGATCTGCTCGGACGGGTGCTCGACGGCTCCGGCAACCCGATCGACGGCGGTCCGGAGATCGTCCCCGACAAACGACAGGATATCGTCGGCAAGGCGATCAACCCCTATTCGCGTGAGTACCCAGAGGAGTTCATCCAGACCGGCGTCTCCGCCATCGACGGCATGAACACGCTGGTTCGGGGGCAGAAGCTCCCGATCTTCTCCGGCTCGGGGCTTCCACACAACGAACTCGCACTCCAGATCGCCCGTCAGGCGACCGTCCCCGAAGAGGACGAGTCCGGCGAGGGCTCGGAGTTCGCAGTCATCTTCGGTGCGATGGGAATCACCGCCGAGGAGGCAAACGAGTTCATGGACGACTTCGAACGGACGGGCGCGCTCGAGCGCTCGGTCGTCTTCATGAACCTCGCGGACGACCCCGCAGTCGAGCGACAGGTCACGCCGCGACTCGCGCTCACCACGGCCGAGTATCTGGCCTTCGAGAAGGACTACCACGTGCTGGTCATCCTGACGGACATGACCAACTACTGTGAGGCACTGCGCGAGATCGGTGCCGCACGCGAGGAGGTCCCGGGCCGCCGTGGCTACCCCGGTTACATGTACACCGACCTGGCACAGCTCTACGAGCGCGCCGGTCGAATCGAGGGCAAGGAAGGCTCGGTCACGCAGATTCCGATCCTGACGATGCCCGGCGACGACGACACGCACCCGATTCCGGACCTGACCGGGTACATTACCGAGGGCCAGATCATGATGGATCGGGACCTCAACAGTCAGGGGATCGAGCCGCCGGTCAACGTCCTGCCCAGCCTCTCGCGGCTGATGGACGACGGGATCGGCGAGGGCCTGACCCGCGAGGACCACGGCGACGTCTCCGACCAGATGTACGCCGCCTACGCGGAGGGTGAGGACCTGCGTGACCTCGTGAACATCGTCGGTCGCGAAGCGCTGTCCGAGCGGGACAACAAGTTCCTCGACTTCGCCGACCGCTTCGAGGCGGAGTTCGTCCAGCAGGGGTACGACACCAACCGCTCGATCGACGACACGCTTGAGGTCGGCTGGGACCTGCTCTCGGACCTGCCCAAAGAGGCGCTCAACCGCATCGACGAGGACCTCATCGCGGAACACTACCGCGAAGACGAATCGGCCGAAGCCGTACAGGCCGACTGA